Below is a window of Brassica napus cultivar Da-Ae chromosome A5, Da-Ae, whole genome shotgun sequence DNA.
TCAAAGGACCAGACTTGTCCTTGGCCTTTGCGTAAATGAGAGCAAAGCGAAGCAATGCTTCAACAGCAGCAGCTTGCACGAACTCCGAATACTTCAACCTCTCTTTCTCCTCCTTTGTCTGAAATTTTCACATAATGTAATTAACCAACAGAGATTAGGTTTCACAATTAAATTCGTTAATCCTAATCTTCTCCACATGCATGATAATTAATATGAACTACGATCCATAACAATCAAATCCTAGAAAAGATGAACCAGATATTTGAGACGAGAATCGATAATTAAGACGTTCAGATTAAATGATTACCATATCTAGTTTCGGCTGATTGATATCGGTTTGTGCCATGATCGTTCGTATGAAGAGACGACGATTCTTCttagagagatttttttaagTTGAATTTGACGAACAAAACAATGTGATGGTGATGAGGAATTAGCGTGCTTTTAGGTTTGTTTATATAACATGGTTTTGGCACGTGTGAATGCTGTAGACTACGCGTGCACGCGTTTGTTCGGTTTCGTAACCATCCATGTCCTATGGGCGGGCGTTGACGACGTGTGGGTTAAGTAAACATATAagctaagaaaagaaaaattgtaaACTGTTTTTATATTTGCCGAAAATGGattatataaatcaaaactttattaaaagaagaagattctACATGTGTATAATAGATCATAAATTACATAATCGTAACGTGTAGGATTTTCTTGTTTCATAACCGCACATGTTTATAatgtgcattaaaacaaaagttgTATTGCTTTCTCTACAATGACTAAGAAAAATGTTACTGAAGAGCATGCAAGTATACATGAAATGTTACTGAAGAGCATGTTAGTAGATACAAAAATAAACCActagataaaattataaaacgaggaatacatatatactaaaaaaaaaaaaaaaaagaatacataTATACTAAGCTTTGAAACCATCCGATCTTTAATGAGATTTTTGtgaatttaaaatagatattatgTCTCAGTCAATTTAGAGAAACAGATCAGactttgttttgtaaacatattgatgaaccatcaatcctaaaaatatggaagcATCATTAAGATGTAGATaacaaatacatatatgaatgtGTTGAGCTACTTACTATAAGAAATGCGTTGTTCCATTTTTTCTGACCCGTCTCTCCGACATATGTATAGTAGTGTACTTGAGGTTTGGTTTGCATGATAGAGTAACGGGTCGCTTCACACAGGTTTACCTGCTTGTTTCTGTCGGGGGTGTGTGTATCTCAGTAATAACCTACCAgtccaaaaaaaactatatcatGCATGTTTCACTGTTCAGAAATGTTAATCTTCGTGATATTTAACTCTGTTTGTGATTGCGACAACAAGTAATAAAGTGAAAAAACGGATTTAGGACGTCACACGAACTCTTAAACACGAGATACCGACTTGATTAAGGGATCAACGAAGTCCATAATATGGATAAAAGGCCCAATAGAACATACAACCGATTATTTACGCATGTTCGTGAGTGGTTGTTATGTCACTTTTTTGTGTTGCTAGGAATGTatcaatcaaaaataaaaatgtgtaGGTTTTACAAATTGTATTAACAAACTGTTTAACATATATACTTTGTCCTATGACAAAAAGATGAAAATATAGAAGCAACATCAATGGGTGATACGTATGCACCAAGCACCATAGGGGTTATTAACATCGCCAACGTAGAATATGAGCAAAAGACTAAAACATGACTCAAACAAAAACCCCAGTCCAACAAATATCTCGATAAATTTTTCTTAGAATGTATGTTTATTGTGTGTACTTGACATTTGCATGCCAAATTGCTAATTACgcatattttcatgtttatgcATTCGTAATCTGGTTAATCTTTGCCTATGGAAAGCCTCAATGTTTATAAAAGTATCCAACTATCGATACTAATTGTAATGAAAATCCAAAGAACAATGAACTACAGAGAAACGAAGTTTCCAAGAAGATAAATAATACAATATGAATTGAGGAAAATGATTTGAATTCAGCGTGTTAGGCTGTGATGGTCCCATCATTACATTATTAGCAACATGCCACCAACAACTATTAAAGGAATTCATTTCTGTTTCCAGACTATACATAATTAATCATACAGTCGACATATAAATCCTCTATTCCAGAACtcagattcaaaattttaatttttaaatgtcaCAACACAATACTACGCGCAGATCTCAATAACTTCTTGGACTAATAACTATCTTTAATCTAACCAActttgaattatttatttatatgaacaAGAACAACCAAACAATAAGCATTTTGTTCCAAAACAAAGACTATAGTCTCCATTGTGTATAATCAaactcatattatatatatatcccggaaaataaattaaaagaacaaataaaTCGAAACACAAACGGCAAAATAAGAATTTAAATTACTTTATTCTTCAACGTCTGCACCTTGTGATGGTGCTGCATCCACGGCGGTAAGGATTCGCCTGAGCGCCACGCTGGCAGTTGTAGTACGAAGCTCCACGGCGTGAGCAAGGCACACTGTTCTTCCTCATCGCACCGTAGCTAACGTACTTCTTCTGCGCTAAGATGCGCCGGCTGATATCGGAGTCGAACTCCATCTCCTCTTCCTCAGCTATACACTCGGCGATGGATCCTTTGCATCCTGAGAAGAGCGAAGAAGATCCTGTCCGTACGAAGTCAAGCGAGCCTCCGAAGTCGCCGACGCTTGCGTTGACGGCTGAGATTACGATCGCGAGGATGGCTATGACGGCGTAGATCGCCCGAGAGTTCATCGTCTTTCTTTAACTAAACCTTCTGGATAAATCAGAGGCTTTACAGAGTtctttagtcgtctgttttgttttcctctctctctgtctGAAACTTGATTCTGTGCTTAGCTGAAGACAACAAGTTAAGCATTGCTGTCTAGGTTCTTATAACATGAGAAATTTATTACAACAGGCTTCTGTGTGGGTATATTAACGAAAAtgccatttatttatttattttttaagaacaGGTACgcgttttttcttttgtttattactcATGAAAATGATTTATACGCAATTGTCGCATATGCtttgtattaataaaatcataaattacaGTCTCTCTAGGCTTTGAAATATTCGCTGGCTTAATCTCTTCATTAGATATGTTTTCGTGCACCCATGACTTGTCTAGTTAATTAGGACGGCTTCAACATTAAATCTGAAAATTACAATTTGGTTTCATTGCAACATTTAACATCATTCTTTTAACAAATAATATGCATTTAACAATAGAAACTTGGGTCTTGAATGGACAAATTATTTGTTATGCACAGTGTTATTACAAGTTTCAAGTAACCCTCacaaatgtttaatttattttgcatCAGAGAGCCGAAAAGCTAGATAATGCCTTTTACGTAATTATTAATGGGCATCGCTAGGCAGCAGATGGTTGACCGGTTTGTCCTTTTCATTATCGCTCTATCGGCCAAGATGCAACTTGGTCTTGCAAGTAAAAAAAGCCTATGTGAGTGAAGAAGACATGTAAACCactctttaaaaaatattgtcacaGATTATTTTTTATACACTTGGCCATTCATGTGTAGCACTATTTCTAGGTGATCATTTTTCTTATGAAATGAAAGGTAATCAATGTGTGTGAGTCAGAGACCGTTAAATGATCCAGAACTCTCACCCTTTCTGCAGAATGTATTATATAAACATTCTTATCACATAAATTTATGTAAGAACGTTAAAGAATGGTATGGAGAATCTTTACCCAATACCAAACTCATTTTTCAAATGAGCGAACAACGGCTAGCTTGTCTTTTTATTAGGCTACTATTATCTATCTTTTCCCCTCCACGTCGATGGCGCGTAACATGCGCCGAAACCGTTAACAAAAAGTGGGTCCAAGTCACAGATCACCAAGGCCGGCGCTTA
It encodes the following:
- the LOC125609135 gene encoding protein RALF-like 22, producing MNSRAIYAVIAILAIVISAVNASVGDFGGSLDFVRTGSSSLFSGCKGSIAECIAEEEEMEFDSDISRRILAQKKYVSYGAMRKNSVPCSRRGASYYNCQRGAQANPYRRGCSTITRCRR